Within Topomyia yanbarensis strain Yona2022 chromosome 2, ASM3024719v1, whole genome shotgun sequence, the genomic segment TGTATGAGGATCCAAGGTGGACTGTCGGGCGGATGGCTGGTTGGATGGGTTGACGAGCTTCGTCCCAATGGAATTCTTATTAATTCTTTATCAATTTCAAATTAACTCTTTACCAAATGGAATTCTTTACGGAAGAGAACGGTGAGAAGTGAAACACAGAGGATACACTTAACTACTCTGAATTCATTATTTCACTCGTGTCAATTCACATTTCAGAATTAATTCACACTTTTCTCGTCTATGTGGTAGCGCTCACGCCATCGGCGGCTGCAGATGGCATGCACTGCAACTGGCTGAAAATCTGCTTCCTTCCTCCTGGCATTCGTTCGTCGGCAGGCGCAGCTTGAATCAATCCCGATGAAGCAGAGCAAACACGTTTATGCACGATCGTGCATGGGCTCTCGGTGCTGATGCTCGTCGAagcttgctgctgctgctgttgctgctgctgctgctgttgtccAATCTTCTTGTTGTTGGTTCCACTGTTGACCACTGAATGGTTCGTTCGCAACTGAATGAATGGCTGCTTGAGAGGTGCGCTTATATAGCTGCTGCATATACGTGCTTCGCTGTGATTGGTGGAAAAAATCTACTGCGCAATTGATGTTTACTGCGCAATTAACGCTTACCACGTCATTGCTTTTTTCTGCTGCGCAATTAACTTTTTCAGCCCGCAGTGCGGACTGAACAGCAGTCGCAAAACGCCATTTTACCGACTAGCATCGTTATCACAGGTCTACAGTGTTTCAAGATATAGGTATTCGTCGACAGCTTTGTATTGTACCCCATCGATTCCCGCATCGGAACCAACATGATCTTGATTCCGTTCCTGTGCCCATCAGCTTTTCGTATCGCGCATTCGAGCGCAATGTTTGACAGTGGATTAGAGAGTGCATTACCCTACTTCAATCCATCTAACGTCACAACCAAGTGGGATATTTCTCCTGCTATTTTGAAGCTTGATTGTGTCCTACAAATGATCTTATTCAACTTTCTCGGAAAAGCTAAATCGTACGCAGCTTTAAAATCCCCAAATAGGTAGCAAGTTATATTCCCGGAACTTATCCAGGATTTTTTCACAGAATAATGTGTTTCTCAttaatggagaaaaatttaggtaagGATAAAACGGTTTAAAACACACATTTGCGCATCAAAAGCACAATacttataactaaattagttatggaatttgcgtttcggcttcggcCGTCCTGTcacaaagttagtgtcggattctgatgagacaaagttgaaacgcaaattccataactgtCATTGATCGTCATTCTTGAAACCCGCTTTGGAGATCGCCGTCAAAGAATTCATCCAATGGGTGCAGTCTCCTAAACAGAGTATGGGGGAGTATGTTGTCCTTTTTTAAACCAAACCAATTCGAAGCAATTTATTTGAATTAAAACTCATCATATTTGCTTACCCGTATCTTCAACATTCAATGAGGCTACCGAAAACTTCACACGAACCAATGCCGCTTTCATTCAATGCCAGTCCCCATTCATTTCCGATTGTTGTTAGCGTGCAATAacaaatcaaacaaatcaaTGTAGACCTTGGGACAATGTAAGCAATAATAATTATTGTGCTAGATGTTTTCcaacatttgaaaatattttcctctGCCTGCGGAGCGATTCTATTTGCGACAAGAATCGATTACGTACTGGAGACTCagctttgttttctttcaacatCTTTTTAAATGATTCTTAGATGACTGGTTTGCAGGGGATCCCTTCGAAAAAAGTGATCCGAGTGATCTTCCGATCCATTTTTTGAACACAATTACAGTGTAGATTTTTTCTTCTACCGATTTTTTAAGCCTAAGGTATCACTTAAAAAGAAGGATTAATTAGGAATTTTATCAAAGTTCAGGGAGAAAGTAAAAAAGGAAAGAACCGTTCCAGTGATAATTAATTAAGGTAATTTGCAAGAAAATACGTTTTATCGCTTTCATATACGATTAAGGTTGTATAGCTGATGCAATTTGAAACTCATAACAAATTATAGCCAACGAAAAaagtaaaattcgagtaaatcctttcctgAGTGTATTTTTCTCAcagatgaaaaatattttttttttaaattttgtactgGGCATCTTTAAGGATTCTcttaaagaaattttatatcaaATAATAAGAACTGGAATATGTTTAAGGGCTAATGAATTTAATATTGTTGAAAAGAAAGATTAAAATTTGGACCCATTTTGACAGCCTAAAAACGGGTTGGGGATGATAAAATGTGCCACCCCTTGTACGCATAATATATTTTGAGGTACTGAtgaataacccaaaatactattaaattttatcgtgCCTCCAAACTTTACCcaactaaaatttaaaaaaaaaaacactcctCATGCCCCCTTTTACAACCACGTGCGCCGCTGTTGTGAAAGGATCAATAATAGTTACAACTTTCGTGCGCCAGTTTGTTCAGTTGTCGCTGTCTGAAAACCTATAAGTGTCGTTGACCTGTCTTtgtaatagcaacattgttTCTACCACtttgttcattttatcaatGAAACTACCAATTGAGACAATCTGGTTTGATTATAAAAAGCCAAACTCCCAAAAAAGCTCTCCCGGATTCCGTTATATGTATCAACAATTAATCATCGCACGCCAAGAACGTGTCAAATTGATAGAAATTATGTAATCCAAAGGCGCCCACAAATCTTATCATTTCGAAGACGCTCAATCATATCTGCCGGAATAACCAAGGGGCAGTGTTGAGTGGAAATGGGGAACTATCAGCCGTCTCGCCAGTAATTCGAtactcatttaattaaaaaatagttTCCAGTGCCTTATAACTGTAATCTACTATACGAGCAACCACACCTCATTCCTCATTCTACGACACGCTAGTTAGTGGTGTAAATATACACTCCTGAAATTTCCTCACCACTACCCGAAACTCTCACAAAACCGCGCAGCCGAATCCGTATCAAATAACAAAAAGTATGTTTATAAAACCCTCCGAATGCCCAGAGAAACCCATCAGTGGTGTTTTGACTTCGGAAGTGAAAACGTGTTCGCGAGTAGTCTCGCAATATTCTCtttcgaaaaaatataaaaaagaagaaaaataaacaacttttggcaaaacaaaaatgaccaCCGTGGACACACAAATTCCCATCGCCACCGAGGTGGACGATGCAACCGTTGCCACGACAGTCAGTGACCAGCAAAGCGCCAACTTTTTGCAACTCGCGATGACGGCACTCAGACTAACCTCGACCCCTAGCAGCGATCGGAACAGTGCACTACGCTTCAGAAAACAAATTACGCTCGATGAGGTGTCTTATCACGACACACCTAACGATTGCTGGATTGTTCTGTTCGATCGTGTCTACGACATCACCGGCTTTCTAGAACTGGTGAGTGTAAATCTGTAAAATCGATCTGATGGAAACGGTGAAACGAACCGGCGGAAGTTGTGTGCTGTGGATTGTTTTTATTTGTGTTATGAATCTGCTTAAACCGCCTGGACATTTAATTTGTTGTCAGTGATAATAACTTCCTGGTGTCCAACCCCGCCTTTTTGGCGGGTTACGGGGAATACGTCGTAGGATATTCAAGAAACGATTACATGTTATTACTATGTGCTATTGAAACCTCTTCGCAACATTCCTACAAGACATACAAGTGCATTGTTTGTTTGTTGAAATGATTATGTTGAATAAATTCTacgttaaaatttgaaaacttggtgaaaatttgtgtatagaatgtaatttatttaaaaaatacactttttttattttttcatttgagaAAGCAAAAAATATTGGTATGTTGCTAATTGTTAGTAATCCACAGTGGCTGTGAAGTTATGCCAAACTTATTGGAAATTGAagtaattagaaaaaaaaatctgaaatgaAAAATCCGTACCCTTTATGAActgaaaatagattttttaagCAAATATTTGGTTAGCAGAGATTAATATCTCTAGGCTGAACATATCCGCGGAAGCAAAACATAGATAACAGCTACAGTGAAGTACTACCAGGTAGTAGCTTCGAACGTCGAAAAcatacaacaatttttttcaacgaacaaattttttgcctttctcatatagaaaggttatgcaatcactctgaaaaacgtcaaactaatcccggcccggagggccgagtgtcatatcccattcgactcagttcgtcgagatcggaaaaagtctgtatgggtgtgtgtgtgtatgtgcgtatgtgtcaaataatgtcactcatttttctcagagacggctggaccgatttgcccaaacttagtctcaaatgaaaggtgcaaccttaccatcggctgctattgaattttggatcgatcggaattctggttccggaattacgggtttaagagtgcggccacacagaaatttctcatataaactataggaaaaattaaaaatagaatttttatttttgatgctaaatgtcttcaaggtgcatgaaacgttgagatttgatgcaaactcgaaaaaaaatttgacgacgattcacttttttggattttggcgcatttttgcctttctcatatagaaaggttatgcaatcactctgaaaaacgtcaacctaatcccggcaatttttttttttgactcgcataaggtttctggattttaacaggggcgtagttgatggtttaaggagaggggttacacccccccccccctctactgttcactcccctcccttaaaaatctccttaaatcacccctcagaccaccaccccatccagccctcatacccctccctttcaacgccaccatctttaaaccaccattatatcacaaagcataccaatttaagctgggaagtcgttcgttcatgggactttcaccctcctcacatacccacccccgcatgacaaaatgagttaggaagcagataacattgatctaatgctgattaggctaatgaagtacgatattttttttgtttcaagtgtttcaccgtcgacacgtagctcatcaagttcgtggctggcaagccattgtgtataagtgcaaagtgtactaagaatgtaatggacatttccacaattatgttgaacataaaaagcctccgtgccatagtttagagaaatgaaaaaggcacaattgcaccgctaggtggattaaaacagggtttTTTCATGATATTTAATTATAACACACAAATAATCGTTTATAacaattgttttttgtttatttcagtAGCGTAGGCTTGCAatttaatgttttaaaataGATTTAGTCAAATGTCAACCGCGACTACGTTTTTCGAAGAACCATTTCGATTGCTTGACCAGGCGGTCAGTTTTGATGctaaattcaaagaaaattcaagtaaatttaaaaaaataattaggatCGTACGTCAACTCAGTTGTCAGAACATCCcacttaaaaaaaactttaaaaaacacTGCGAAAAGTTTGCTTGACCTAACGCTCGATTTGGAAACGTTGTTCATGCGTATATTTTTGCATGATGAAATTGCAAAGAAAACTGAAGTACATTAAAAAAAGAATTGCGATCGTAGGTCAACTCATTTGTCAGAAAGTCCTACTTGAAAAAACGCAAGAAAAACGTTAGAAAAACACCCTTTATTAGGTTTTCTTTgcttcgattatccggggattcgattatcgattatccgAAGAAAATAATTCGACTATCCGAgtgttcaaaaaaaaattcagctaAATGTCTGATCATTATTGATCGTTGCcttaaataataattattttaaaggAATGGGGGGTCTAACCGATCAGAATATGATAACAGAAAACTATCAATATATACCTttcgttgttacttgttataattttctgttttttaactactaacgaggcccgatttataacacaatttttttatgcaaattgctttatgttataattttgttattgaattCTGTTCGGGCAGGGTTAACCACATCTCAACTTTTGACCAACCGCACTAACAtatataggggagactgaggagacttgatccccggagagacttgatcccatcattgtaattCAAAGGCGGattagaatacattaatcgaatatactaaaaagttgcgtagttttagctaaaaacataaatttctttaacacaaaaaaaagaaaatggacaTGTGTAACCGAACTCAGAAGAACTGTAGaagatttattttataaattttcaaacttttatacaattgataaaatcTCCCgctacatactatactttttcatacagaattacagaagaatgtcaattatatgaatacgttatgattgagctgattttttttgttcaactacatttttactaaagtttacTGAAATAgttgctatgggttcacttgatcccttcaaattcgtggagatttgatccccttcgccatgcttcatacacaccacagaaaataaccgaatttacaccagaacaattgaagtcattgttgccataaaataaccaaaaacattgtcaaaaatgaacgcttcatcgtacagaaacttaactgtaattgtttactacagtatacgtagcaaccatgcatcccacatttgacgttcagTCAGAAAGagagctttcaaataattgcacggagatttggggaattcgtaaaaaatcacgtgagagatgcgtaatatatagtaaaaaaataacaatatctgatcacaacaatttaatcaataccgcAATCCATTTATAATATTGAATTGGGTAAGGTACCAatttttgccctattagggagggtaccacattatttcattattaattttattatttcaccttttttgctttgttattaagagccatttttttatttcgattatggagctttaaaccttaaggtcattcgcctcttattaagagccaatataataacaaaattgtcttgagaatggtgaaaatcttctgtttgagcgcagcaaaaactctaatcgagtaccccataACTCATaactcatgtccagtataatatttccatgtaattttttatgattatcagtcatcTCTACAAACACtagaaaactacaaaaaatacatagttttttttatcattccacggagttcgattgaaaaataaaaaggggatcaagtctcctcagtttCTTCTATGTGTGATTCTGTGCAAATTGTCcaagaaaaccaaaatttgaTCTGCACGGATTGGAAgcagttttgaaaaatttgttcaTTTAGACGCAATTGTTGTGACGCTTGAACCGCCCCTCGGTCCATGGGAACACTCctaattcaaattgttaaagAAATATCTTTGCTGCTGTTTGCACAAAAATAGATCAACGTGATACTTTTGATGAAAATTATTTAtggaatctaaaaaaatatcagtttttaataaagtcttgccaaatatgcaactttttgactttaaaataaaatgtgaatttttctaacAATGCATATATTGGATACTGCAAGCCATTTTGACACGTAAATTGTCATTTTACCGACATCGGTCGGTCGATTTCTAGTAGTTTCTTGGGATACTGATGACTTacttctcaggattctgttgGAATCTATTTCGGAATTCTGATAGACGTCTTCTTAGCATTCCGATGAAAACTATTTCAGAATTTCGATTGAATccttatccgtatttctacgtTTTCTTGCTCTGCACTTTGGAATTCCTTCttgctctaaatattgaaatctTCGGAATTTGGTGGAATCCCTCTTAAGACAGaattctgctaaatattattcaggaTACTGATGCAATCATGcacatattttcaataaaatcctATGTGAAATTCCGATGGATATCCAGCTCAGAGTTCCAGCAAAATTTGAAGcaattttgctctcattttgGCTGGAGTAATGCTGCTAGGTGTAGTTTCTGTTAACGGTGAAAAATGAAATAtataattgaaaactgaaaacctAATAATTTAGACGGCCGCTTCCTATGTTTTTCATACAATTGAACTATAGTAAATAATGCAGGAGAATTGGGttattaagctatatatagttttccgttccattcgataaattttaaatccaatatacataatataacattatttaaaaaaaagttcgttgtaatacgtaaaaacaattttttttgttttttttttaataaatattatgtaaacttggcaaccacacataggaaaactgcggttgtttacatctggcctatcaagacaacacccaaaatgaaaaaaaactatatgcattgggtggtttttatgtcaaataaaaaaaaccctgcgggaaaacatgcattaattttttctgacagggcatcatttgtcgtgaaattcgatatgtcaaatgcttctgatagtgtcaaatccagactgtcaacatatttctttattttaaattttaatattattttcacgtttcctgagttggaaaaaaacattgttgcaatcacgaaaatcagctttatcgatgtatgtaataaaaaaaatttttttttctcatttaatgacccaattgtatTGATCAACACCCGggtagaattttacaatagcatttaccctacaaacaatc encodes:
- the LOC131678634 gene encoding uncharacterized protein LOC131678634, with translation MTTVDTQIPIATEVDDATVATTVSDQQSANFLQLAMTALRLTSTPSSDRNSALRFRKQITLDEVSYHDTPNDCWIVLFDRVYDITGFLELHPGGHDVLLENAGRDATIAFNGSGHSKAAFASLKMYEIGELPLKECIYRCTGMLTATHLPD